In Candidatus Micrarchaeum acidiphilum ARMAN-2, the genomic window TAAAAAATTGAAACAAGTATTTATAAATTTACAAAAAGCCATAAGAGTACAAAATAGACTTGATGAAAAAAAGTTAATAAGTATGGGTTATAAAGGTAAAATATATAATATACCTCCATTTATAAATATTCCCAAAAAGACCTCCTCTACCAAATCAGAAAGATTTATTGCTCTCTCGGTTAGCCGTTTAAGTATTAAGCATAAAGGCATAGATTTATTGTGCGAGGTCATAGAAAAGACATTAAACAAGACCGATAAGATCATATTTTATATTGTGGGTTCTGGGGATGACGGCGAAACACTAATTAGAAATTTAGAAAATAAGTACCCTAAAAATGTAAAATGGTTTGGGTTTATTGATGAAACTATATTGTACAAAATATATCAAAGATCAAATTTGTTTATCTCAACTTCTCGTGGTGAGAATTTCGGGATTAATGTAGGGGAGGCTCAAATAAGCGGGCTTCCAACAATAGCATTTGATGTTATGGGTTCTCAGGATATAATAACAAACAAGATTCAGGGCGAATTAATAAAACCGTTTGATGTAAATAAGTTTTCAAATTCAATAATAAAGTTCTATGATTTTTA contains:
- a CDS encoding glycosyl transferase group 1; this translates as KKLKQVFINLQKAIRVQNRLDEKKLISMGYKGKIYNIPPFINIPKKTSSTKSERFIALSVSRLSIKHKGIDLLCEVIEKTLNKTDKIIFYIVGSGDDGETLIRNLENKYPKNVKWFGFIDETILYKIYQRSNLFISTSRGENFGINVGEAQISGLPTIAFDVMGSQDIITNKIQGELIKPFDVNKFSNSIIKFYDFYNKNEAGYKNLKKKISDISIKRYNYKLIIKLLIKMFID